CGCAAATGATAGGGTCGCGGCGTGAGCGGACGCTCGCTGACCGGGCACGCGGAGTGGATGGTCGTGGGACTGGCGATCGCAGCGACCGGAACGGCGTGTGCGCAGACCGGGGCCGTCTACTACGTCGCCGAGGGCGCTCGCGTCACCGACCTGACGCGCATCCGAGACTGCGACCGGCGCGTGGAGACCGGGCCGATCCGGTTTCGCGATCCCGCTGCCAGCAGCACGTTTCACGCGGTCGCGGCCGGCGACGTCACCCTGAAGTGCGCAACCGGGCGCGTGACCGTGCGCGTGCGGCCGATTCATCGCCTCGAAATCGAGGGCCCCGCCGAGCTGGCGCCGCAATCCGTCGCCGTGTTGGCGGTGCGCGCCTACGACCGCGACGGGCACGACTTGCTGCTCGGGGACTCACCGACCTGGTCCGTCGAGGGCGGCGACGTGGTGGGCCGCTGCAACCACATGCTGGGCCGCTGCCCGAGCGCCGCGAGCGTCCGCGTGCGGAGCCCCGCGAGCGGTGCCGTGGAGGTGACCGTCCAGGTCGCGGGAGCCACCGCCCGGCGGCGCATTCCGGTCGAATCGTCGCCGCTGCGGTGACCCGCCGCGCCGCCTCACGCGCGCGAGGCGGCGTCGAGCTGCGCGAGCGCCCACGCGCGCCGCGCGTCGAGGTTCTGCCACGTGGCGCCCACGGCAACCTCGACCTGCTTGAGCTCCGCCTCGACTGCGGCCAACTCGGCGCGCGCCGCGTCGGGGTCGATCTCGCCGGCCTCGGCGACCTGCTCGACCAGAACTTCCACGTGGCCGTGTGCCCCGACTTCGAGCAACCCGGGACCGTGCGCCCACACATGGCGTCCGGACGCCGTCTCCAAGACGAGCACCCCGGTGCGCAGCAGTGCCAGGTACGGAATGTGCCCCGGCAGGATCTGCACCTCGCCGTTGGCGCCCGCCGCGGTGATCGACGTGACGTCCTGCCGCGCCACCTCGCGTCGCGGCGTGACGACGACGACGCGCATCTGGCCCGGAATCGCGAGTGCCGTGTCGTGGGACGCCATCGGCTAGGCCGCCTTCTTGAGTTCCTCGGCCTTCTCGAGCACCGAGTCGATGCCCGAACGCATGTAGAACGCCTGCTCGGGGATGTCGTCGTGCTTGCCGGCGAGGATCTCTTCGAACGCCTGCAGCGTATCGGCGATCTCGACGTAGACGCCCGGCGTGCCGGTGAACTGCTCGGCGACGTGGAACGGCTGCGACAAAAAGCGCGCGATCTTGCGGGCGCGCGCAACGATCATCTTGTCCTCTTCGGACAGTTCGTCCATGCCGAGGATGGCGATGATGTCCTGCAGGTCCTTGTACCGCTGAAGGACGCCCTGCACCTCGCGCGCGAGCTGGTAGTGCCGGAGCCCGACCACGTCTGGCGCGAGAATCGTCGACGTCGAGTCGAGCGGATCCACCGCCGGGTAGATCCCCAGCTCGGCGATCTGGCGCGACAACACGGTGGTGGCGTCGAGGTGGGCGAACGCGGTCGCCGGCGCCGGGTCGGTGAGGTCGTCGGCCGGGACGTAGATCGCCTGCACCGACGTGATCGACCCCTCCTTGGTGGAGGTGATGCGCTCCTGCAGCTCGCCCATCTCGGTCGCCAGCGTCGGCTGGTAGCCGACGGCGCTCGGGATGCGGCCGAGCAGTGCCGACACCTCCGAACCGGCCTGCGTGAACCGGAAGATGTTGTCGATGAACAGCAAAACGTCCTGCTTCTCGACGTCGCGGAAGTGCTCTGCGACCGTCAGCGCGCTCAACGCGACGCGCGCGCGGGCGCCGGGCGGCTCGTTCATCTGCCCGTAGATCAGCGCCGCCTTCGACAACACCGGGCTGCCGTCGGACAGCTTCGACTCCTGCATCTCGACCCACAGGTCGTTGCCCTCGCGCGTGCGCTCGCCGACGCCCGCGAACACGGAGAACCCGCCGTGTTTCTTGGCGACGTTGTTGATCAGCTCCATGATCAACACGGTCTTGCCGACGCCCGCGCCGCCGAACAGGCCGATCTTTCCGCCGCGCCGATAAGGCGCAAGCAT
The Deltaproteobacteria bacterium DNA segment above includes these coding regions:
- a CDS encoding F0F1 ATP synthase subunit epsilon, producing the protein MASHDTALAIPGQMRVVVVTPRREVARQDVTSITAAGANGEVQILPGHIPYLALLRTGVLVLETASGRHVWAHGPGLLEVGAHGHVEVLVEQVAEAGEIDPDAARAELAAVEAELKQVEVAVGATWQNLDARRAWALAQLDAASRA
- the atpD gene encoding F0F1 ATP synthase subunit beta, which produces MATTAQSLGKITQVIGPVVDVAFETAELPEIGTALFITNPAIDDEPDNLVVEVAQHLGEKTVRTIAMDTTDGLVRGMPVKNSHAPISMPVGREVLGRILNVVGKPVDGRGPVDAKKYDPIHRPPPRFVDQDTKVEAFETGIKVIDMLAPYRRGGKIGLFGGAGVGKTVLIMELINNVAKKHGGFSVFAGVGERTREGNDLWVEMQESKLSDGSPVLSKAALIYGQMNEPPGARARVALSALTVAEHFRDVEKQDVLLFIDNIFRFTQAGSEVSALLGRIPSAVGYQPTLATEMGELQERITSTKEGSITSVQAIYVPADDLTDPAPATAFAHLDATTVLSRQIAELGIYPAVDPLDSTSTILAPDVVGLRHYQLAREVQGVLQRYKDLQDIIAILGMDELSEEDKMIVARARKIARFLSQPFHVAEQFTGTPGVYVEIADTLQAFEEILAGKHDDIPEQAFYMRSGIDSVLEKAEELKKAA